The proteins below are encoded in one region of Pangasianodon hypophthalmus isolate fPanHyp1 chromosome 6, fPanHyp1.pri, whole genome shotgun sequence:
- the spred3 gene encoding sprouty-related, EVH1 domain-containing protein 3: MEGDVRVRAVVMTRDDSSGGWVPLGGGGLSHVVICKGRSSESQGQKEYVIRGERLRDRAPVLECAIQKGLIYNKVNPIFHHWRVEERKFGLTFQSPADAISFEKGLQIVLDKLDKGFDSPSSSTPEEGDTEDDGQASHTGSESSSNSRKEMLPKPITIVTSESSSTCFVRSTAEEFGYGEGHAVTTQTPAQVHRRSCQHQVSQVSAVLNPPAPPPPPPAPPTSPLAPPASSPLSPLSPTMSLLEEGDLRSIDPCKDLWGSRGYEDYRRAGATRTKVGGLTGGVMVGSGPDKSELCVVHFEKELAGVGTTGCEVTVMLDTKGSRRHSSSPTCMPNAMSGASPASGSPQETGKSSPSPCCIHTSLATPRSRTRKRGGSGTSGGGDAISPDDDSPCPQGSSSCSSRCVYCRSVFSASENGRGRCRDAPDPALHCLRQWTCVWCAESLLYHCMSDSEGEFWEPCSCEDSLGRRPHPLCCAGWMALLALSLFVPCMCCYLPLRACLRCGERCGCCGGKHKAVR; encoded by the exons ATGGAGGGCGA CGTGCGTGTCCGAGCAGTGGTGATGACACGTGACGATTCTAGTGGCGGCTGGGTGCCCCTTGGAGGTGGAGGCCTCAGCCACGTTGTCATCTGTAAAGGGAGGAGTTCCGAAAGCCAAGGGCAGAAGGAGTATGTCATACGTGGAGAGCGGCTGCGCGATcgagca CCCGTGCTCGAATGTGCCATTCAAAAGGGTCTGATCTACAACAAGGTGAACCCCATCTTCCATCACTGGCGTGTGGAGGAGAGAAAGTTTGGCCTGACCTTCCAGAGTCCAGCTGATGCCATTTCTTTTGAGAAGGGCCTTCAAATTGTCCTTGACAAGCTGGACAAAG GCTTTGACTCTCCTTCTTCCTCCACGCCAGAAGAAGGAGACACTGAAGATGATGGTCAAGCA TCTCACACAGGCAGTGAGTCGTCCTCCAACAGCAGAAAGGAGATGTTGCCCAAGCCCATCACCATAGTGACTAGCGAGTCCTCCTCCACTTGCTTTGTCCGCTCTACAGCAGAGGAGTTTGGGTATGGGGAAGGGCATGCTGTCACTACTCAGACCCCTGCCCag GTCCATAGGCGGTCCTGCCAGCACCAGGTTTCTCAAGTATCAGCTGTGTTGAACCCTCCAgcccctcctccccctcctcctgcCCCCCCAACCTCCCCTCTGGCACCCCCAGCCTCCTCGCCCTTGTCCCCACTCTCCCCTACCATGTCCTTGCTGGAGGAAGGTGACCTACGCAGTATTGATCCATGCAAGGATTTATGGGGCTCACGGGGTTACGAGGACTACCGACGTGCAGGGGCCACACGGACCAAAGTTGGGGGTCTGACGGGAGGCGTCATGGTAGGAAGTGGGCCAGACAAGTCAGAGCTGTGTGTGGTGCACTTTGAGAAAGAACTGGCAGGTGTTGGCACTACAGGCTGTGAGGTCACTGTTATGCTGGACACCAAAGGCTCTCGGCGCCACTCCTCCTCACCCACCTGTATGCCTAATGCTATGTCTGGAGCATCTCCTGCAAGTGGCTCCCCACAGGAGACGGGCAAAAGCTCACCCTCGCCATGCTGCATCCATACTTCACTTGCCACACCCCGGTCTCGGACTCGCAAGAGAGGGGGCAGTGGGACCAGTGGGGGTGGAGATGCCATCTCACCCGATGATGACAGCCCATGTCCACAAGGCTCGTCCTCCTGCTCATCACGCTGTGTGTACTGTCGCTCGGTGTTTAGTGCCTCAGAGAATGGACGTGGCCGCTGCCGGGATGCTCCGGATCCAGCTCTACACTGCCTACGCCAGTGGACTTGTGTATGGTGTGCTGAGAGCCTGCTCTACCACTGCATGTCAGACTCTGAAGGCGAGTTCTGGGAGCCATGCTCGTGTGAAGACTCGCTGGGCCGTAGGCCACACCCACTCTGCTGTGCCGGCTGGATGGCACTGCTGGCACTGTCACTCTTTGTGCCCTGCATGTGCTGCTACCTGCCCCTGCGAGCATGCCTGCGATGTGGGGAGAGATGCGGCTGCTGCGGTGGAAAGCACAAGGCTGTGCGGTGA